The proteins below come from a single Syntrophales bacterium genomic window:
- a CDS encoding Maf family protein encodes MGVRSTGKLILASASPRRIELLSLLGLVFDVVPSSIEETYYSHEAPQDYVLRLAEVKARVVASRYPEAWVLAADTIVIIDGEVLGKPKKRDEAEAMLRKLSGRTHEVYTGFNLSSVREGTNVSRYVRSLVTFRNLSDDEIFWYTRTDEPYDKAGAYAVQGKGAFFIKEIQGSYTNVMGLPLCEVVEVMKDKGIIQFC; translated from the coding sequence ATGGGTGTAAGATCAACAGGTAAACTAATTTTGGCTTCAGCGTCGCCACGCCGTATAGAACTGCTGAGTCTTTTAGGTCTTGTATTTGACGTTGTACCCAGTTCTATTGAGGAAACTTATTATTCCCATGAAGCGCCACAAGATTACGTTTTACGTTTGGCAGAAGTGAAGGCAAGGGTTGTAGCATCAAGATATCCAGAGGCATGGGTTTTAGCAGCGGACACTATCGTTATAATTGATGGTGAAGTTTTGGGTAAACCAAAGAAGCGGGATGAAGCTGAAGCGATGTTGAGAAAGCTCAGTGGCCGGACGCATGAGGTGTATACTGGGTTTAATTTGAGTAGCGTAAGGGAAGGTACGAACGTGAGTCGTTATGTTAGATCGTTGGTTACTTTTAGGAATCTAAGTGATGATGAGATTTTTTGGTACACAAGAACGGATGAACCGTACGATAAGGCTGGTGCGTATGCGGTGCAAGGGAAGGGAGCCTTTTTTATAAAGGAAATTCAAGGATCTTATACAAATGTCATGGGATTGCCTCTCTGTGAGGTTGTGGAAGTGATGAAAGATAAGGGGATAATTCAATTTTGCTAA
- a CDS encoding YggS family pyridoxal phosphate-dependent enzyme codes for MKTEVIQKNILIIRENIARAAENVGRDPSSVRLMAVTKTVDVEKIKVAIEMGVDIIGENYVQEARRKIEVLGKGIEWHLIGHLQTNKAKYAVKLFDMIHSVDRVEIADELDRRAELAGVKVDVLIEVNLSGEATKYGVSEDMLVPLVNYVASKKNLRLKGLMTMAPWTEDPENSRPFFARLRHLRDEVARMNIPGVSMEELSMGMTDDYRVAVEEGATIVRIGRAIFGERK; via the coding sequence TTGAAAACCGAGGTCATACAGAAAAATATCCTTATCATAAGGGAAAATATTGCAAGAGCGGCGGAAAATGTTGGAAGGGATCCTTCTAGTGTGCGCCTCATGGCTGTAACCAAAACGGTAGATGTGGAGAAAATAAAAGTGGCGATTGAAATGGGTGTGGATATTATTGGGGAAAATTACGTCCAGGAGGCCAGAAGGAAGATAGAAGTTTTAGGAAAGGGGATTGAATGGCATCTGATAGGGCATCTTCAGACGAACAAGGCGAAGTATGCGGTTAAATTGTTCGATATGATTCATTCTGTTGACCGGGTTGAGATTGCCGATGAACTTGACAGGAGGGCGGAATTGGCGGGGGTTAAGGTAGATGTACTTATAGAGGTGAATCTTAGTGGAGAGGCCACTAAATATGGTGTTTCGGAAGATATGCTCGTACCCCTTGTGAATTATGTGGCTTCAAAGAAAAACCTTCGTCTGAAAGGGCTGATGACGATGGCACCTTGGACGGAGGATCCAGAAAATTCTCGTCCTTTTTTTGCGAGGTTGCGTCACCTAAGGGATGAAGTGGCAAGGATGAACATCCCAGGTGTTTCCATGGAGGAATTATCTATGGGCATGACGGATGATTATCGTGTTGCCGTTGAAGAGGGCGCGACGATTGTGAGGATTGGCAGGGCAATTTTTGGTGAAAGAAAGTAA
- a CDS encoding MBL fold metallo-hydrolase: MFLKQMQVGHMAVFAYIIGDEVTGDALVVDPAAEVSEIVAVARRNNLLIKYIVNTHGHVDHISGNDEMKRLTGAQIIIHERDADMLVSIPALYLRLFGAKKSPPADYLVREGDIIKVGRVELRVIHTPGHSPGSMCLLGDGFVITGDTLFVGSVGRTDLPGGSWSLLNSSLKEKLSVLPDETKVLPGHNYGPTPTSTIGWEKRFNPFMKTN; this comes from the coding sequence ATGTTTTTGAAGCAGATGCAAGTGGGTCATATGGCGGTTTTTGCGTATATTATAGGAGATGAAGTTACAGGGGATGCTCTTGTTGTTGATCCAGCAGCGGAAGTTTCTGAAATCGTAGCTGTAGCGCGCAGGAATAATTTGTTAATCAAATACATTGTGAATACCCATGGTCATGTGGACCACATTTCGGGAAATGATGAAATGAAGAGGTTGACCGGTGCCCAGATTATTATTCATGAGAGAGATGCCGATATGCTAGTTTCCATACCTGCGCTTTATCTTCGTCTTTTTGGGGCTAAGAAATCCCCTCCGGCAGACTATTTAGTGAGAGAGGGGGATATAATAAAGGTAGGTAGGGTGGAGTTGCGTGTTATTCATACACCTGGACATTCACCGGGTAGTATGTGTCTTTTAGGAGACGGTTTTGTAATTACTGGTGATACGTTGTTTGTTGGGTCTGTTGGTCGAACGGATTTGCCAGGTGGGTCTTGGTCACTTCTAAATAGCTCGTTAAAAGAGAAATTGTCAGTTCTGCCTGATGAAACTAAGGTACTACCGGGACACAATTATGGACCTACACCAACTTCAACAATAGGTTGGGAAAAAAGATTCAATCCTTTTATGAAAACTAATTGA
- a CDS encoding phosphoribosylaminoimidazolesuccinocarboxamide synthase, with product MDEVLMMTDFPHLKKKGSGKVRDLYEVDSHLLIVATDRISAFDVVMPNPIPGKGRILTEMSAFWFKRMEDIVEHHLITTDVDLFPNPCRPYREILRGRSMLVKKAVPLPVEFIVRGYLAGSGWKDYLRYGSISGVKLPPGLKESAKLPEPILTPTTKAQEGQHDVPITKDEMVAMIGIEIAEIIESKALEIYKRAAAYAEKAGIIVADTKMEFGLFEGRVILIDELLTPDSSRFWSVETYEEGRPQVSFDKQYLRDYLLSLSWDQRPPAPELPLEVIRKTAEKYREVLHRLLSL from the coding sequence ATGGATGAAGTGTTAATGATGACGGATTTCCCACATTTAAAAAAGAAAGGTTCAGGTAAGGTGCGTGATCTCTATGAAGTGGATTCTCATCTTTTGATTGTAGCTACTGATCGTATCTCGGCATTTGATGTGGTCATGCCCAACCCCATTCCTGGTAAGGGACGTATACTAACAGAGATGTCGGCTTTCTGGTTTAAAAGGATGGAAGATATTGTAGAGCATCACTTGATAACCACGGATGTGGATCTCTTCCCAAACCCTTGCAGACCATACCGGGAGATTCTCAGAGGTCGTAGTATGCTTGTTAAGAAAGCAGTTCCGCTGCCTGTGGAATTCATTGTCAGAGGTTACCTCGCTGGTTCCGGCTGGAAAGATTATCTTAGGTACGGTTCCATATCAGGAGTAAAATTGCCTCCTGGTTTGAAGGAGTCAGCTAAGCTACCTGAACCTATTCTGACGCCAACGACAAAGGCACAGGAAGGTCAGCACGACGTCCCCATCACAAAAGACGAGATGGTAGCCATGATTGGTATTGAAATAGCTGAAATTATAGAGAGCAAGGCGTTAGAGATATACAAACGAGCAGCTGCGTATGCAGAAAAGGCAGGCATCATCGTGGCCGATACAAAGATGGAATTTGGGCTCTTTGAAGGGCGTGTTATTCTTATTGATGAGTTGCTAACCCCTGATTCGTCTCGTTTTTGGTCAGTGGAGACTTATGAAGAGGGCCGTCCTCAAGTGAGTTTTGATAAACAATACTTGAGAGATTACCTTCTTTCTCTCTCCTGGGACCAGAGGCCGCCGGCGCCTGAACTTCCCCTGGAAGTGATCAGGAAGACAGCGGAAAAGTACAGGGAGGTGCTTCATAGGTTGTTGTCGTTGTAG
- the dnaJ gene encoding molecular chaperone DnaJ yields MAKRCYYEILGVDRNASLEEIKKSYRRLAMQFHPDRNPGDKEAEERFKEAAEAYEVLSDPEKREIYDRYGHEGLSSTGYRGFSGFEDIFASFSDIFSDIFGFRDTKTRSRTAAKAGADLRYDLKITFMEAAFGVTKEIEVQKLEKCRICDGTGAAPGTFPDVCPRCHGRGQITQTSGFFSISTTCYYCHGQGSIIVNPCRTCKGTGKERISKRVQVRVPPGVDTGSRLRLRGEGERGEYGGPDGDLYVFIHVEDHEFFKRIDDDVYCRVPITFVQAALGGTIEVPTLTGSEKIKIPRGTQSGKIFRLKGKGFPRLRGYGRGDQIIETYVVVPTNLTKRQEELLREFASLSEESPSSS; encoded by the coding sequence ATGGCCAAACGCTGTTATTACGAAATACTCGGTGTTGATAGGAATGCCTCACTGGAAGAAATAAAGAAGAGTTACCGTCGCCTGGCAATGCAGTTCCATCCCGATAGAAACCCAGGTGATAAGGAGGCTGAAGAGCGTTTCAAAGAGGCTGCCGAGGCGTATGAGGTTCTTAGCGATCCTGAGAAGAGGGAGATTTATGATAGGTATGGTCATGAAGGTTTGAGTAGTACTGGCTATCGAGGATTTTCGGGATTTGAGGATATATTTGCCAGTTTCAGCGATATATTCAGCGATATTTTTGGTTTTCGTGACACTAAAACCCGTTCTCGTACAGCGGCAAAGGCGGGAGCTGATCTACGTTATGACCTGAAGATCACGTTTATGGAAGCGGCTTTTGGTGTTACGAAGGAGATTGAAGTTCAAAAGCTAGAGAAGTGCCGTATTTGTGACGGGACGGGGGCGGCTCCTGGAACTTTCCCCGATGTATGTCCCCGTTGCCATGGTCGTGGTCAGATAACTCAGACGAGTGGTTTCTTCAGTATAAGTACAACATGTTACTACTGTCATGGGCAGGGAAGTATAATTGTGAATCCATGTCGGACGTGCAAAGGTACGGGGAAGGAAAGGATTTCTAAAAGGGTTCAAGTACGTGTGCCTCCGGGAGTTGATACGGGTTCACGCCTCAGGTTACGCGGTGAGGGGGAGAGAGGGGAATACGGCGGGCCGGATGGTGATCTTTATGTGTTCATTCATGTGGAGGATCATGAATTCTTTAAACGAATTGATGATGATGTTTACTGCCGTGTGCCTATCACGTTTGTCCAAGCGGCTCTTGGAGGAACAATAGAGGTTCCTACTCTGACAGGTTCGGAGAAGATTAAAATTCCTAGGGGGACTCAAAGTGGAAAGATTTTCCGTTTGAAGGGAAAAGGATTTCCCCGTTTGAGAGGTTATGGGCGGGGGGATCAGATTATCGAAACTTACGTTGTTGTGCCCACTAACCTCACGAAGAGACAGGAAGAACTACTAAGGGAGTTTGCTAGCCTCAGTGAAGAATCACCCTCCAGTTCTTGA
- a CDS encoding DUF3568 domain-containing protein: MRRGFGLFIGLFFLLGGVIGCAAVAVGTGIVGSGLGTYYYVKGELRTDYYASFEKVWEATEKTVAVMGGIDVVPEKRIGYGSISSTISGEKVVFKVNYKDKNVTTVGVRVGAFGDERAAKRLHGKISDFLRE, encoded by the coding sequence ATGAGGAGAGGCTTTGGACTTTTCATAGGCCTGTTTTTTTTGTTGGGGGGTGTTATTGGTTGTGCTGCTGTTGCGGTGGGCACAGGAATAGTAGGTAGTGGTTTGGGGACTTATTATTACGTTAAAGGGGAGCTAAGGACCGACTATTACGCTAGCTTCGAAAAAGTGTGGGAGGCTACGGAGAAAACAGTGGCAGTGATGGGAGGTATAGACGTTGTTCCGGAAAAGAGGATCGGTTATGGTTCTATCAGTTCAACTATAAGTGGTGAAAAAGTGGTATTTAAAGTAAACTATAAAGACAAAAACGTAACCACCGTCGGAGTTCGCGTTGGTGCTTTTGGGGATGAGAGGGCTGCCAAGAGACTTCACGGAAAAATATCTGATTTCTTGAGGGAGTGA
- a CDS encoding lytic transglycosylase domain-containing protein — MKERSLPDDLKYVLVVESSFKTYAISSAKAVGPWQFVLPTAKKYGLRVDAWIDERYNFEKATEAALNYLSDLYQMYGNWSLAIAAYNCGEHKVSDRVKLQQTTSFYDTDLPLETEAYIFRILAAKIILTHPEAYGYRVPVHKKYPVQTFDEVEINLSHKTPVVLIARAAGTTYKMVKEMNPEILKDELPPGTFKLRIPKGKGLQFHDKLSQELTSNKLRK; from the coding sequence TTGAAAGAACGAAGTTTGCCTGATGATCTCAAGTATGTACTCGTTGTGGAGAGTTCTTTTAAGACCTATGCGATTTCATCGGCAAAGGCTGTGGGACCCTGGCAGTTTGTTTTGCCTACAGCTAAAAAGTATGGGCTCCGTGTGGATGCGTGGATTGACGAGCGTTACAATTTTGAAAAAGCTACCGAAGCGGCACTCAATTATTTAAGCGATCTGTATCAGATGTATGGTAACTGGAGTCTTGCCATTGCGGCATACAATTGTGGAGAACACAAAGTATCAGATAGGGTTAAGCTCCAGCAAACTACCAGTTTTTATGACACAGATTTACCTCTGGAAACTGAGGCCTACATATTTAGAATTTTGGCGGCAAAGATAATACTCACTCATCCTGAGGCTTATGGTTATAGGGTGCCTGTGCATAAAAAATACCCAGTTCAAACCTTCGATGAAGTAGAGATAAATTTGTCTCATAAAACGCCGGTAGTTCTTATTGCCCGAGCGGCAGGAACGACTTATAAGATGGTAAAGGAGATGAATCCGGAAATTCTCAAAGATGAACTTCCTCCAGGTACATTCAAACTTCGGATCCCGAAGGGTAAAGGTCTCCAGTTTCATGACAAGTTGTCCCAAGAGCTCACTAGTAATAAGTTAAGAAAATAG
- a CDS encoding DUF523 and DUF1722 domain-containing protein, protein MAKIKVGISACLVGKKVRYDGSHHWDTYITTVLGRFFDWVPVCPEVEYGLTVPREPMRLEGDPECPHLVTVYTRIEHTEGMKRWAAERINELAEEDICGFVFKSGSPSSGLRNVKVYGPSGRYVKAGIGVFARVIVDNFRFLPLEEDIGLHDPESVEGFIRRVQVYHRWKSLQVERGELKEFHDKHRLLIMAHSPHHLHKLDELVNEPGLHIDEKLNLYFPILMEGLSLKATRRKHGKVLLSAFNRLKIFLNEAQAKDILLCIEGYRKKLYPLIVPRAVVAHYARIFGVNDLLTQVYFNVSAEGGVYES, encoded by the coding sequence GTGGCAAAAATTAAAGTTGGAATCAGTGCCTGTCTTGTTGGGAAGAAAGTTCGTTACGATGGGAGCCACCATTGGGATACGTACATAACTACCGTTTTGGGTAGGTTTTTTGATTGGGTTCCCGTTTGTCCAGAGGTAGAATATGGATTAACGGTCCCCCGTGAACCGATGCGTTTGGAAGGAGATCCAGAATGCCCGCATTTAGTTACAGTCTACACTCGCATTGAACACACGGAGGGGATGAAGCGTTGGGCCGCGGAAAGGATAAATGAATTAGCAGAAGAGGATATATGTGGCTTTGTTTTCAAAAGTGGATCACCAAGCTCTGGGCTTAGGAACGTAAAAGTTTACGGTCCTTCAGGTAGGTATGTTAAGGCAGGCATTGGCGTATTTGCTCGCGTTATTGTGGATAATTTTCGTTTTCTACCCTTAGAGGAAGATATTGGTCTTCATGATCCCGAATCTGTAGAAGGTTTTATAAGGCGTGTCCAAGTGTATCATCGATGGAAATCTCTACAGGTTGAACGGGGAGAGTTAAAAGAGTTTCACGATAAACACAGACTATTGATAATGGCGCACAGTCCGCACCACCTGCATAAGCTGGATGAACTTGTCAATGAACCGGGATTGCACATTGATGAAAAGCTAAACCTCTATTTTCCAATCTTAATGGAGGGTTTATCTTTAAAAGCTACAAGGAGAAAACATGGAAAAGTTTTATTAAGTGCTTTCAACCGCCTGAAAATCTTTTTAAACGAGGCGCAGGCGAAAGATATCCTTTTGTGCATTGAAGGTTACCGAAAGAAATTATATCCTTTGATCGTTCCACGTGCAGTGGTTGCCCATTATGCGAGAATATTCGGTGTAAATGATCTTCTGACGCAGGTTTACTTTAATGTTTCGGCAGAGGGGGGCGTATATGAATCTTAG
- a CDS encoding GNAT family N-acetyltransferase, with protein sequence MNLRIQENCEGINWDEVRECLKRAGLGYHRPESHQKAFENSYAVVFVFYGESLVGLGRAISDGVYQAAIYDVAVVPEFQGRGIGTEIMERILKKISHCNVILYANIGKEGFYTRWGFRPLRTAMARFLRPEIMEQKGFIG encoded by the coding sequence ATGAATCTTAGGATACAAGAGAACTGTGAAGGTATCAATTGGGATGAGGTTAGGGAATGCTTAAAAAGAGCTGGTTTGGGATATCATCGTCCTGAGTCTCATCAAAAAGCCTTTGAAAACAGTTACGCTGTAGTTTTTGTTTTTTACGGTGAATCACTCGTGGGATTGGGGAGGGCCATCTCCGATGGTGTATATCAGGCGGCTATTTACGATGTTGCAGTTGTACCGGAATTCCAGGGACGGGGCATTGGAACAGAGATTATGGAACGGATTTTAAAAAAAATAAGTCATTGTAATGTTATACTCTACGCAAACATAGGCAAAGAAGGGTTCTACACCCGTTGGGGGTTTCGTCCGTTGAGGACAGCTATGGCGAGATTTTTACGTCCCGAAATTATGGAGCAAAAGGGTTTTATAGGTTAA
- a CDS encoding universal stress protein, with translation MIKTILIPTDGSEHGRTAIDYGIYVAKKLKASLVGIHVLDLRLIQGPIITDVTGPIGLPPCADLFPAIERELEKKADNILKSFEDRCYDSGLSFVTKKVYGIVGETIIEEAKSTDLIVMAKRGEHSHVTIGGIVGSTTEYVVRKAGKPVMVTPKNFIEIESIALAYDGSPPADHALKIAAFLSEKGSWPLTTIIVSNNDSWAYELSSKIERYLEDLNVDNETIVLRGKEEKEIVNFLHEGSVELLIMGAYGHNRLRELLGGSTTSYVIRHSPCAVLLTR, from the coding sequence ATGATAAAAACTATTCTTATTCCTACCGATGGATCTGAACATGGAAGAACAGCCATAGACTACGGAATTTATGTGGCAAAAAAACTAAAAGCGTCCTTAGTTGGCATCCATGTGTTAGACCTCCGTTTGATACAGGGACCCATAATTACAGATGTTACAGGACCTATCGGCCTACCCCCCTGTGCAGACTTGTTTCCTGCCATAGAAAGAGAACTGGAAAAGAAGGCAGATAACATTCTTAAATCTTTCGAGGATCGCTGCTACGATTCAGGTCTATCATTTGTCACAAAAAAGGTATACGGAATTGTTGGTGAAACCATCATTGAAGAGGCAAAATCTACAGACTTAATTGTTATGGCCAAAAGGGGGGAACACTCTCACGTAACCATAGGAGGCATTGTAGGATCAACCACGGAATATGTTGTGCGCAAAGCGGGAAAACCCGTGATGGTTACACCCAAAAATTTTATAGAAATTGAAAGCATAGCCCTCGCATACGACGGAAGCCCACCGGCTGATCATGCCCTTAAAATTGCTGCATTTTTATCTGAGAAGGGATCCTGGCCTTTAACCACAATTATCGTTAGTAACAACGATAGTTGGGCTTATGAACTATCATCAAAGATTGAGCGGTATCTTGAAGACCTCAATGTTGATAACGAAACCATTGTGCTGAGAGGTAAAGAAGAAAAAGAAATCGTTAACTTCCTTCACGAAGGATCTGTGGAATTACTAATTATGGGAGCTTATGGGCACAACCGCCTAAGAGAACTTTTAGGGGGTAGCACTACTTCCTATGTGATTCGCCACAGCCCCTGTGCTGTCCTTTTGACACGATAA
- a CDS encoding toxin-antitoxin system YwqK family antitoxin produces MKEHLTYNEKGQLVERFFTLNGKREGEYNSYYGNGQIMVKLFFRNGLKEGEAESYYPDGKLREKGFFKNDRLVGPYVSYYENGQIREEEYYNEDGLLDGTYRLYYKNGQLKEEEHFVNGKFHGDYVSYYKNGQLKEKGSFINDRRDGEYVAFYKNGRIKEQALYRKGKLVGSFRCFDEQGNEIKATELNNYPKDPDEEEIRERNALADNLLRDLNNFNIEDEPQKEIPRK; encoded by the coding sequence CTGAAAGAACATCTTACATACAACGAGAAAGGGCAACTCGTTGAACGTTTCTTTACCCTAAACGGCAAACGGGAAGGTGAGTACAATTCTTATTACGGAAACGGTCAGATCATGGTTAAACTTTTCTTTCGCAATGGTTTGAAAGAGGGTGAGGCTGAATCTTACTATCCCGACGGCAAACTTAGAGAAAAAGGCTTTTTTAAAAATGATAGGCTCGTTGGTCCGTATGTAAGCTACTATGAAAATGGACAGATCAGGGAAGAGGAATATTACAACGAGGATGGCTTACTTGATGGCACATACCGTCTTTATTACAAAAATGGCCAGTTAAAAGAGGAAGAACATTTCGTAAATGGCAAATTCCACGGAGACTATGTATCGTACTACAAAAATGGCCAGCTTAAAGAAAAGGGGTCCTTCATAAATGATCGCAGAGATGGTGAGTACGTGGCCTTCTACAAAAACGGACGTATAAAAGAGCAAGCTTTATACCGGAAGGGCAAACTGGTTGGATCATTTCGTTGTTTTGATGAACAGGGAAACGAAATCAAAGCCACCGAGCTTAACAATTACCCAAAAGACCCTGATGAGGAGGAGATTAGGGAACGAAACGCCCTTGCAGACAACCTTCTCAGGGATCTTAATAACTTCAACATAGAGGATGAACCTCAGAAAGAGATTCCCAGGAAATGA